The following DNA comes from Candidatus Desulfatibia profunda.
TCTGTTTTCCTTAAACCCTCCGAACCAGCATCAGCCCGCAACCGAAGGCTTTGGCGGGGCCAAGCCCTTCAAAAAGAATTTCCTTAAATAAATTCGGGTCCGTAACCGTCAGGGTACCCGTAAAGTCGAGAGAACTAAATCGGACCTTTCCCCTGTTTTTGCAAAATTGATATGTCTGATATCCTTCCACCCTTACTTCTCTATATTCATCTTCATCTCTGAACGCAAAACCATTTTCATTCCCTCTTTTTCTAAGCCACTCAATTCCAGCCTTATGAATTATTTCATTAATATGAGGCCATTTATTTCTTGCTATGCATTCGTTTTTTAACCGGGTTTTAGCTTCCATCACGACATCGTGGCGTTTCCGTTTTTTAGGATTCGGGTCAGGTTCAGAAGGCTTTTTCGTTACCACCGGATTAACTCGGAGTTTAAAAGCAAATCGATCTCCATTTCTAATATCTGGTTTGTAATTTTTAGCCTCAATATCCCAAAGGCTTTCTCGATCACGGGGATGCTGTTTGCACGAAAGTACATAAAACACAGGCAATTTATTTTGTTTATCAATCTCAAAACGGAACAGGAAATCAGCTTTTTCTTTTTTTTCCTGCCTTGGCAGGTCAAAGAGTTTCCATGCT
Coding sequences within:
- the cas6e gene encoding type I-E CRISPR-associated protein Cas6/Cse3/CasE — its product is MPNENYFLYRICPKHDLSYKQIMKIGDLDPYGQHQAAWKLFDLPRQEKKEKADFLFRFEIDKQNKLPVFYVLSCKQHPRDRESLWDIEAKNYKPDIRNGDRFAFKLRVNPVVTKKPSEPDPNPKKRKRHDVVMEAKTRLKNECIARNKWPHINEIIHKAGIEWLRKRGNENGFAFRDEDEYREVRVEGYQTYQFCKNRGKVRFSSLDFTGTLTVTDPNLFKEILFEGLGPAKAFGCGLMLVRRV